Proteins encoded by one window of Micromonospora coxensis:
- a CDS encoding glycoside hydrolase family 3 protein, which yields MFRRLTHAVLRVPVVLVTSCGLVLSAGGSAGVGAVPEAVGYRADGGPAPDDPVDRRIRTVMAEMSLAQKVGQMFVLQVNGDTATTTNPTDVAANQALYGSDVRNGAELLAKFHPGGIIYFTNTNNLNNPQQVALLSNGLQRAASADHGVPLQISTDQEGGVVTRIPPPSAISPGNMAIGATFDRDVSFSTAAVTGRQLRAMGINMDHAPVVDVNTNPRNTADGTRAFSDRTETVSAFGAAAVLGYQGSGVAATAKHFPGLGDAEANPDTGIAVVDATREEMLRTHIPPFRAAIAAGVKSIMPTAVIVPALDPSLTPAILSRPIVTGLLRDTLHYDGVVVTDALRADALAAIPQEEVILGAIRAGNDELLLPTDPPAAIATVLDAVRTGAVSRHRIDQSVYRILRMKAELGLFDDPFTTSEAVDSTVGTPAAQQVMADAARRSITLLRNQAGVLPLPANSGRHVLVTGWGVNAVPSLANQLSSKGLVATPMWTGSPDQQTIRQVVAAAGASDVVVVLTNNAWGDVNQQNLVTALLATNTPVVTVSVGGPYDIAYFPAAPTYVAAYGYRDVSLVALADVLVGAEPVGRLPVTVRTPDDTRVLYPYGSGIGYQRSTPGGSAADRGR from the coding sequence ATGTTCCGTCGGCTCACCCACGCTGTGCTGCGGGTTCCCGTCGTGCTCGTCACCTCGTGCGGCCTCGTTCTCTCCGCCGGCGGATCGGCCGGGGTGGGCGCGGTTCCCGAGGCTGTCGGGTACCGGGCCGACGGCGGTCCGGCTCCGGACGACCCGGTGGACCGGCGGATCCGAACGGTGATGGCGGAGATGAGCCTGGCGCAGAAGGTCGGCCAGATGTTCGTCCTCCAGGTGAACGGGGACACCGCGACGACGACGAACCCCACCGATGTGGCGGCCAACCAGGCGCTCTACGGCAGTGACGTCCGCAACGGGGCGGAGCTGCTGGCGAAGTTCCACCCCGGCGGCATCATCTACTTCACCAACACCAACAACCTGAACAACCCGCAGCAGGTCGCGCTGCTGTCGAACGGTCTGCAACGGGCGGCGTCGGCCGACCACGGCGTACCGCTGCAGATCAGCACCGACCAGGAGGGTGGCGTCGTCACCCGGATCCCGCCCCCGTCGGCGATCTCGCCGGGCAACATGGCGATCGGGGCGACGTTCGACCGCGACGTGTCGTTCTCGACGGCCGCGGTGACCGGCAGGCAGCTCCGGGCGATGGGCATCAACATGGACCACGCGCCCGTGGTGGACGTCAACACCAACCCCCGCAACACGGCCGACGGGACGCGTGCCTTCAGCGACCGGACCGAGACGGTGTCCGCGTTCGGCGCCGCAGCCGTCCTCGGGTACCAGGGCAGCGGGGTGGCTGCCACGGCGAAGCACTTCCCCGGCCTGGGCGACGCGGAGGCCAACCCCGACACGGGGATCGCGGTCGTCGACGCGACCCGCGAGGAGATGCTGCGTACGCACATTCCGCCGTTCCGGGCGGCGATCGCCGCCGGAGTGAAGTCGATCATGCCGACGGCGGTGATCGTGCCCGCGCTGGATCCCTCCCTGACGCCGGCCATCCTGTCCCGGCCCATCGTGACCGGGCTGCTGCGCGACACGCTGCACTACGACGGCGTGGTCGTCACCGATGCGCTGCGCGCCGACGCGCTGGCGGCCATCCCGCAGGAGGAGGTGATCCTCGGCGCGATCCGGGCCGGCAATGACGAGTTGCTCCTGCCCACGGATCCGCCCGCCGCCATCGCCACGGTGCTCGACGCGGTACGCACCGGCGCCGTGAGCCGGCACCGCATCGACCAGTCGGTGTACCGGATCCTGCGGATGAAGGCCGAGCTGGGGCTCTTCGACGACCCGTTCACCACGAGCGAGGCGGTCGACTCGACGGTCGGCACGCCTGCCGCCCAGCAGGTCATGGCGGACGCCGCGCGTCGCTCGATCACCCTGCTGCGCAACCAGGCCGGTGTGCTGCCGTTGCCGGCGAACTCCGGTCGCCACGTGCTGGTCACCGGCTGGGGCGTCAACGCGGTGCCGTCCCTGGCCAACCAACTGTCGTCCAAGGGCCTGGTCGCGACCCCGATGTGGACCGGGTCGCCGGACCAACAGACGATCCGCCAGGTGGTGGCGGCGGCCGGCGCGAGTGACGTGGTCGTGGTGCTGACCAACAACGCCTGGGGCGACGTGAACCAGCAGAACCTCGTCACCGCGCTGCTGGCGACGAACACCCCGGTGGTGACCGTCTCCGTCGGCGGACCGTACGACATCGCCTACTTCCCGGCCGCGCCCACCTACGTGGCGGCGTACGGCTACCGGGACGTCTCACTCGTCGCCCTGGCGGATGTCCTGGTCGGGGCGGAGCCGGTCGGCCGCCTCCCGGTCACCGTCCGGACCCCGGACGACACGCGCGTCCTCTACCCCTACGGTTCGGGCATCGGCTACCAGAGGTCGACTCCGGGCGGGTCGGCGGCCGACCGGGGCAGGTGA
- a CDS encoding poly-gamma-glutamate hydrolase family protein gives MNSHTQWILSALAVPLVLLAGHGAVGLGQASAPSSRQEVGTIPGSVAEYPSMTALRKVEKEGEAYDLTWTVTGSPLIVVAPHGGAIEPRTSEIASAIAGAEHTQCQFKGTLPAGQNFPRLHVTSTNWDVEECLILIRQRTHALSIHGMAGSDKTVHIGGRDAATGAELAAALGAIDGINVVYPATGNVAGTLPENFVNKDADGQGVQLELTNALRMELFPTKDAPPSSRGQAFVDAVRGVYS, from the coding sequence GTGAACAGTCATACACAGTGGATCCTCAGTGCCCTCGCCGTTCCGCTCGTCCTGCTGGCGGGCCACGGCGCGGTCGGGCTGGGTCAGGCGTCGGCGCCGTCGTCGCGGCAGGAGGTGGGCACCATTCCGGGCAGCGTCGCCGAGTACCCGTCGATGACCGCGCTGCGCAAGGTCGAGAAGGAGGGGGAGGCCTACGACCTCACCTGGACGGTCACCGGCTCACCGCTGATCGTCGTCGCCCCGCACGGCGGCGCGATCGAGCCGCGTACCAGCGAGATCGCGAGCGCGATCGCGGGCGCCGAGCACACCCAGTGCCAGTTCAAGGGCACGCTGCCGGCCGGCCAGAACTTCCCGAGGCTGCACGTGACCAGCACCAACTGGGACGTCGAGGAGTGCCTGATCCTGATCCGCCAGCGGACGCACGCGTTGTCGATCCACGGCATGGCCGGCTCGGACAAGACGGTCCACATCGGTGGGCGGGACGCCGCCACCGGTGCCGAGTTGGCGGCGGCCCTGGGCGCCATCGACGGCATCAACGTGGTCTACCCCGCGACCGGTAACGTCGCCGGCACGCTGCCGGAGAACTTCGTCAACAAGGACGCCGACGGTCAAGGGGTCCAGCTCGAACTGACGAACGCCCTGCGGATGGAGCTGTTCCCGACGAAGGACGCGCCGCCCTCGTCGCGCGGGCAGGCGTTCGTCGACGCCGTGCGGGGCGTGTACTCCTGA
- a CDS encoding FAD-dependent monooxygenase, translating to METDVIIVGAGPAGLMLAGELRLVGARTVVLERHPQPRDIPKASGLGGRILDLLRHRGILERFEEASSNPQVAPRFPFGTMHLDFTHLADPPMRALPIPQREVERLLEERARELGADVRRGHDVVGVTQDDATVTADVRGPDGPARVTARYLVGCDGGRSRIRDLAGIAFPGVTYPEVNRLGQVTVPDSVTVLDNGDIDVPGLGRIRAGFTRTDRGVFAFAITAGVLFVQITEDETTEYDDDEPLTLTELAESARRVLGADLPLGEPIRLSRYTFKDRQAERYRHGRIMLAGDAAHLFPATGTALTVGMLDTVNLAWKLGADIHGWAPAGLLDTYHDERHLAGARARLQTRAQAAMRRGHDPAAEALRQVFQELVVDEPALRRMGALVAHADVRYPMPGTGHHALAGTFAPDLILHTDRGTTSVAELMHTARPVLLDLADRPELRQIAGDWVARVDIRAAKTDTRPADVLLIRPDGHVAWAATLDEPTVTAGATLRDALSRWFGTPPKPRGVPAVEYGCSNGPAS from the coding sequence GGCCGGGGAATTGCGCCTGGTCGGAGCCCGAACGGTGGTGCTGGAGCGCCACCCGCAGCCGCGAGACATCCCGAAGGCCAGCGGCCTCGGCGGGCGGATCCTGGACCTGCTGCGCCACCGGGGAATTCTGGAGCGATTCGAGGAGGCCAGCAGCAATCCCCAGGTGGCCCCTCGATTTCCGTTCGGCACCATGCACCTGGACTTCACGCACCTGGCGGATCCGCCGATGCGGGCGCTTCCAATTCCGCAGCGGGAGGTCGAGCGACTGCTCGAGGAACGCGCGCGGGAACTCGGCGCTGACGTCCGTCGCGGACACGACGTGGTCGGGGTGACCCAGGACGATGCCACGGTGACCGCGGACGTGCGTGGGCCGGACGGGCCCGCGCGAGTGACCGCTCGATACCTGGTCGGTTGCGACGGTGGGCGCAGCCGGATCCGCGACCTCGCGGGGATCGCGTTCCCCGGCGTGACCTACCCGGAGGTCAACAGGCTGGGCCAGGTCACGGTGCCCGACTCGGTGACGGTGCTGGACAACGGTGACATCGACGTTCCCGGGCTGGGCCGGATCCGCGCGGGTTTCACGCGGACGGACCGCGGTGTGTTCGCGTTCGCGATCACCGCCGGCGTCCTGTTCGTGCAGATCACCGAGGACGAAACCACCGAGTACGACGACGACGAACCGCTGACCCTGACCGAACTCGCAGAGAGCGCTCGCCGTGTGCTCGGCGCGGACCTCCCGCTGGGGGAACCGATCCGGCTGTCGCGCTACACGTTCAAGGATCGGCAGGCCGAACGATACCGCCACGGGCGGATCATGCTGGCCGGCGACGCAGCCCATCTGTTCCCCGCCACCGGTACGGCACTCACCGTCGGCATGCTCGACACGGTCAACCTCGCCTGGAAGCTGGGCGCCGACATCCACGGCTGGGCGCCGGCCGGCCTGCTGGACACGTACCACGACGAGCGCCACCTCGCCGGCGCACGTGCACGGCTGCAGACCCGAGCCCAGGCGGCCATGAGGCGCGGACACGACCCGGCCGCCGAAGCGCTCCGGCAGGTCTTCCAGGAACTGGTCGTCGACGAGCCGGCGCTGCGCCGGATGGGAGCACTCGTCGCTCATGCCGACGTCCGCTACCCGATGCCGGGCACCGGGCACCACGCCTTGGCCGGCACCTTCGCACCCGACCTCATTCTGCACACCGACCGGGGCACAACCAGCGTCGCGGAGCTCATGCACACCGCACGGCCCGTCCTCCTCGACCTTGCCGACCGCCCCGAGTTGCGCCAGATTGCCGGAGACTGGGTCGCTCGCGTCGACATCCGCGCCGCGAAGACCGACACCCGACCAGCAGACGTCCTCCTGATCCGCCCCGACGGGCACGTCGCCTGGGCCGCGACGCTCGACGAACCCACCGTCACCGCCGGGGCCACGTTGCGAGACGCGCTCTCCCGCTGGTTCGGCACACCGCCAAAGCCAAGGGGAGTGCCAGCTGTCGAGTACGGCTGCTCGAACGGGCCGGCGTCGTGA
- a CDS encoding AAA family ATPase — MNVGFCRFRITREWRNAEDGRWWPRGFERYPFLTTRLLVCQDRRMVTERPVVIAVCGCPGAGKTTIAAATAGRLGIPFLTRDEFKVGLGLSSASVAHDGRVRLGQDFHVAGGPVSRRAEGVMVDAVRLLASSGVSFVVESSVLSDELLAVLPPSTRVLAVHVVAQEAVIGRRLAARAADGGAVDQQLLSLFQRGEMKRSIFAPPAGVDAVVEIDTSDDGTPAVETIMAAVVALLVPSTTGDDSTPSEPATERRPGHPGIRRPGQAVESLRRG, encoded by the coding sequence ATGAATGTGGGGTTCTGTCGCTTTCGAATCACCCGAGAGTGGCGGAACGCCGAGGACGGTCGCTGGTGGCCGAGGGGGTTCGAGCGGTATCCCTTCCTCACGACGCGTCTGTTGGTCTGCCAAGATCGACGGATGGTGACCGAACGGCCTGTGGTGATCGCTGTATGCGGGTGCCCCGGAGCCGGGAAGACCACCATTGCCGCTGCCACGGCTGGCCGTCTCGGCATCCCGTTCCTGACCCGGGACGAATTCAAGGTGGGCCTCGGGCTGTCCTCCGCCTCCGTCGCCCACGACGGCCGGGTCCGGCTCGGCCAGGACTTCCACGTCGCCGGCGGTCCCGTCAGCCGCCGGGCTGAGGGCGTCATGGTGGACGCCGTCCGACTGCTGGCGTCCTCGGGAGTGAGCTTCGTCGTCGAGTCCTCGGTGCTCTCCGACGAGCTGCTGGCTGTGCTGCCCCCGAGCACCCGAGTGCTGGCTGTGCACGTCGTCGCCCAGGAGGCGGTCATCGGCCGGCGGCTCGCCGCTCGGGCGGCCGACGGTGGAGCCGTCGACCAGCAACTCCTGTCCCTGTTCCAGCGGGGCGAGATGAAGCGGTCGATCTTCGCGCCACCGGCGGGCGTCGACGCCGTGGTCGAGATCGACACCTCGGACGACGGGACGCCGGCCGTCGAGACGATCATGGCAGCGGTCGTCGCCCTGCTCGTACCGTCGACGACGGGAGACGACTCGACACCGAGCGAGCCGGCCACGGAGCGTCGACCTGGGCACCCAGGAATCCGACGTCCGGGCCAGGCGGTGGAATCGCTCCGTCGAGGTTGA